The sequence below is a genomic window from Fusibacter sp. A1.
CGAAGACTTGTCTTTCACTCCGTTCAACTCGCAAAATTCACTGATTTTTCCTATCGCCGCCATAATTTCTTCGATATTGTTCTTCACCGAAAAGGCCACGTATTTGCCGTCCTTCTCGACACTATAATCAAGAAGCGTCACTTTGGACAGTTCGGGATACTTTATCGACACACGAATATGTACGATCACAGCCATGATAAGGACCATCAGTTCATTCAGCGTAAAAGCAAACCAAAATCCGATGATGCCAAAGGAATAAGACATGCCATAGGCAAGCGGCAATATGACTAAAATATTTTTTGCAAACGTCAAGGCATTCGCAACCTTAGTATGTCCGTTTGCTACGTTTATCGAAATGATGATGTTATTGAATAGCGATGGAATAAACGAAAAGGAGATGATGATAAACGCAGGCACCGAGTAATCCAAAAGCTGTTGACCATGCATGCCAAACAGTGAAGAAAGCTCCTTTGCAAACAGGATGCACAGAATCGAACTCGGCGAGACCCACAACAATCCGTGTCTCACCGCAGATGCCAATATCTGTTTGATGCTTTGGATATCCTTTTCTTCTGCGAACACTCCTATGAAAGGTACTAAAGGTCCTGCGATTCCAGCGATTACAGAAACAATAAACATGTTGATCGTACCAACTACTGCAAAAGTAGACATGGCGATACTTCCAAACAAAGTCACAACCAACCTGTTAAGCAGCAAGAACCGAAGCAAGTTCGAAATATTCTCAACCGCCCCTGGACTACCGATCGACACGATTTCCTTTGATAAGCTCAAGAACTCATCGCTACTGATTTTTACAAATCGTAGGCTATTGCCCCTGTAATTCAATGAAACAGCAGAAAAGACCGTCACAGCCGCTCCAGCAATCGCAGTTGATATGGCGATGCCCACAACACCGTAGTTAAGAACGATGATAAATACGTAATTGAAGGCAACATTGACAGCAGCCATCAAGATAAAAAATAAAGTCAATTCAAGATTCTTTCCATCAAACCTTAAAAA
It includes:
- a CDS encoding MATE family efflux transporter; this translates as MLKDHGAVSRQLYKKTLYSSMSALMMGVVGQMANGLFAGNFIGTSALAVIGLTVPVYYLFATVANMLGIGGVALCSKYIGIGEDLKCAKAATTTYLAGVILYLLLAVVSFALLPFVIRLLGTPAELLGDVYEFSAVMIVGGFFIIGTYLSFNFLRFDGKNLELTLFFILMAAVNVAFNYVFIIVLNYGVVGIAISTAIAGAAVTVFSAVSLNYRGNSLRFVKISSDEFLSLSKEIVSIGSPGAVENISNLLRFLLLNRLVVTLFGSIAMSTFAVVGTINMFIVSVIAGIAGPLVPFIGVFAEEKDIQSIKQILASAVRHGLLWVSPSSILCILFAKELSSLFGMHGQQLLDYSVPAFIIISFSFIPSLFNNIIISINVANGHTKVANALTFAKNILVILPLAYGMSYSFGIIGFWFAFTLNELMVLIMAVIVHIRVSIKYPELSKVTLLDYSVEKDGKYVAFSVKNNIEEIMAAIGKISEFCELNGVKDKSSIYISLALEEMLILTSEHSFEIGQEGEISVRILLHNETITLRIRNTSNRFNPIEYYETRRSKNVSDELELDDSIGIKMIIGMSKSMTYRRTFGINNLTIILSE